GCCGAAGACGGTCAGGTGGGCCTGGACGGCGCCGTCGTCGGCGCGGGCGAGGTGGTGGGGGATGCGTTCGGCGGCAGCGGTGGCCACGTGCCACGGGCTGGGGCGGTGAGGGCGAGCTGATGAGGCTGCGGTGGGCTGTGCCTCGGCGGCGGCAAGGCGCTGTCGGACCTGGGGGAGGGACAGGTCGGTGGCGAGGCTGGAGCCGGAGAACCAGATGGGCGTGCCGTCGTCGGGCAGGGCGACCTTGTAGCCCTGAAGGTCACCGGAGGGCAGGGTGCGGGTCTCGACCTGAAGGCCCGCATCGGCGAGCAGGTTGAAGAACTCATCCAGATCCTTCGCGTGGGACAGCGCGGTACGCACGGCGTGCCGCAGCCGCTCACGCGCGGTCTTGTCGTGGCCCAGTCGCTTGGCCTTCTCCTCCTCGGCCCGGGTGGAGCGCTTCACCGCCGAGGTGCCAGCAGCAGCTTCGGGACCACGTGCAACCCGGGTGAGGCCGAAGTCTTCCTCGACGGCTGTGAGTTCGTTCATGGCGCGGCGGTAGTCGTTCCAGTTCCGCGGCGGGCGCAGATCACCGCGCACCTTGGTGGCGACGATGTGGATGTGGTCCTCCGCGTGACGCACAGCAACCCAGCGGCAGCCGTCCGGATCGCCGTCGGGCGCGATGCCGGTCGCGTGCACCATGCGCCGGGCGATGGTGGCCCACTCGGCGTCGGTGAGGATGCGGTCCTCGGGCGCAGCGCGGATCGAGCAGTGCCACACGTGCCCCTCAGGCGCCTTGTCGCCGGCTTGCTTGACTCGCAGATCCAGGGCCTGAGCGAGCTGGCCGAGCCGTTGCTTGTGGCCAGGGCTGTCCCAGGGGCCGGG
The sequence above is a segment of the Streptomyces asoensis genome. Coding sequences within it:
- a CDS encoding relaxase/mobilization nuclease domain-containing protein, with translation MIANIVKPGNRTYGVLAYLFDKGRANEHTDQHIVASWDDFIPDPGPWDSPGHKQRLGQLAQALDLRVKQAGDKAPEGHVWHCSIRAAPEDRILTDAEWATIARRMVHATGIAPDGDPDGCRWVAVRHAEDHIHIVATKVRGDLRPPRNWNDYRRAMNELTAVEEDFGLTRVARGPEAAAGTSAVKRSTRAEEEKAKRLGHDKTARERLRHAVRTALSHAKDLDEFFNLLADAGLQVETRTLPSGDLQGYKVALPDDGTPIWFSGSSLATDLSLPQVRQRLAAAEAQPTAASSARPHRPSPWHVATAAAERIPHHLARADDGAVQAHLTVFGEVLYALPAHAPVRLQAELHRAAAAFEHAAHTRARADHQHARALRGALKAMRYQPADHTGLAILLDAAILVVLAVQRHSALHHHDRQVAAARQALTHLQAAYAQIASTSLAALGRHSPSDNTVHRYARTLHEILPRHAEQILTENAWPALTATLAAAEAAGHNPATVLQQAAQHRPLDDAKSASEVLVWRIQRLGDRRAPGPGARTAQARRLHIQTDSGLPGAYTPPTSRPGQSR